The following DNA comes from Pirellulales bacterium.
GATCAAGTGGGGAGCGATGGACACATCTCGATCTTCCGCGAGCAATTAATCGTCGTGCAGACCGCGGCGATTCACGAGCAAATCGCCGCTCTGCTTTCCGACTTGCGCAAGCAAGGCATGCGAGACACCATTACGGTGCGTGCCCAGTGGGCGGTGCTCGATGGCGAGCAGTTTGCCGCGCTCACCGAGGGCGCGCCCGACACCTCGCCGCCGCAAATCGATCGCGCCAAGCTCAAGGCCTTGTCCACGGAGGCCTCGACCGCGCCGCGTCCGGCCACGTCGGCAATCGTCGATGCCGGTGAAGTTACCTGCTTCAACGGGCAAACGGTGCATATCGTGTCGGGGCGGTTCCGCAGCGCCGTGACCAGCGTCATCCCCGTGGTGGGCCAACTCGAGGGAGCTCTGCCAGTGGAGTCCGCCATCGCCCACGCCGTAGTTGATTCTCCGACGGCAATCGCCGCGAGCGAACAGGTTCGGATCGACGAACTAGTGCTGGCACAAGTGGCAGAGGTGGAAAAGAGTGAGGCGCCCGTCTCCGGACCGTCACCTCCCAATTCGTTGCAAACTGCCACACTGAATCAGCATGTCGGTTATCAGCCGATTGTCTCGACACAGCACTCGGGCATCATGTTCGAAGTAACGCCGATCACCATGCCGGGGCAGGACGCCGTCGTGCTCGATCTGCGTAGCATCGTCAGCCAGTGGCAGCCCGCCGCGACCGGCGCCGTTTCCTTCGGCGGCATTACGCACCTCGACCAGAGCGAGGTGGTCTCGCAGCAACTGGCCACGACGATTCGCGTGCCCCTCGGCCAGCCGGTCGTCGCCGGTGGTTTGACGCTGGAACCGGGAACTCCGAACGCCTCGGGACCGCGGCTCTACTTGATCGTCGAGGCGGTGGCTGGGGCGGGGGCCAAATAGGGTCTGCGGCCAGACGCGAGGGGCGTACGCACGATGGCAGCCTTGTGAAGGCTAGTGTAATCACACTAATTTTGGTCACTTCTCGCACGGTTCGTGTTGCTCGCCAGAATATACGCATGTACATTCTGGCGTGGGTCGCACGAGATGGCGAGAGGGCAAGAGTGTGTCAGGGCCGATGTTTGATGAGCAGGCGGAGACGTCGCTCATCAAGTCCGAGATTTTTACTCGGTACTTTCTCACCTGGGCAAAGAATCTGATCAGGGCGCAGAAGCGATATCGGACCACCAATCGCATCGCGTACGTCGATCTGTTTGCCGGGCCGGGTTTCGATCGGGACGGGGTGTCGACGACTCCCCTGACGATCCTGCATCGCGCGCTGGCCGATCCCGAGCTCGCCGAGCGGCTCGTGCCGGTCTTCTTCGATCGTAGCGAGGCGAACACGCGCTCGCTGGAGGCAGCCATCGCCGCGTTGCCCGGGGTCGAGCGCTTACGCCACCCGCCGAGCGTCTTTGGCGGCGAAGTGGGGGCGGAGCTGAGTGGGCTGCTGGCGGCCCGCCGGCTGGTGCCGACCTTGCTGTTGGTCGAGCCATTTGGCGTGGAAGCCTCGGTGTCGGAGCTCATCCATTCGATTCTGCAAGGCTGGGGCTGCGACGGGATGCTGTTCTTTACTTCCGGGCGCCGCGCGGGGGGCATTCACTCGCCCATGCACCACGAGCGGTTGGTCGAGCTGCTGGGGGCGCCGCGCGCCGCGGCGCTGGACGCCCGGTTGCAAGCCGCTGACGCGAGGGATGAACGTCGCGCGGCGATCGTCGTCGAGGAGATGAAGCAGGCGCTCGAGGGCATGGGGGGCCGATTTGTGTTGCCGTTTCGCTATCGCCACCGAGAGGGGGCTGCCGGCACGCATGATCTGCTCTTCGTGAGCAAGAACTTTCGCGGTTACGCCATCATGCGAGAGGTGTTGGCCGAGCAGCGAAGCGCCGAGCCGGGCGCGACCGCGTTCGAATACCTTCCGGCCGAGCCCGATTGCCCGGCGCTCTACGAGCTGCTGCGCCCCGTCGAGGAGTTGGAAGGGCTGTTGCTGACCGACTGTGCGGGAGAGCGCTGGAAGTTTGCCGAGCTGTTCGAGCATCACAGCGTGGGCCGGCCCTTTGTCGAGAAGGATTATCGCGACGTGGTGCTGCGGCTCGAAGCGGAGCGCAGGGTTACGATCGATCCCCCCTGCCCGCCACGCCGCCGCGGCGCGATCGCGCGGGCCACGATCGTGTTTCCCAAGCCGCGCGCTTGACGAATCGAGCGGGGCGGGGCGAGATTTGCCTGCCATGCCGCTGGGCTGCTCTCGTCCGGCTCAGTCGTTCGCCAGCGCCTGGTCGAGATCTTCGCGCAGGTCGTCGAACGCCTCGAGACCGACGCTCAGGCGGATGAGCGTGTCGGCGATGCCATTGGCCGCGCGATCCTTGGCCGCGTAGCTGGCGTGCGACATCGAGGCGGGCTGCTCGATCAGCGACTCGACCGCGCCCAGGCTTACGGCCAGTTGGAACAACTTCGTCGACTCGACGATGCGCTTGGCGGTGGTGAAGTCTCCCACCGTCTCGAAGCTGATCATGGCGCCGAAGCCGCCATGCATCTGATGCTTCGCCAGTTCGTGGCCCGGGTGCGAGGGCAAACCAGGGTACAACACCCGTTTCACGCGCGGGTGGGTGACGAGCCACTCGGCCAGCAGTTGTGCGGTGCGGGCATGCTCGCGGACGCGTAGCTCGAGGGTCTTCAAGCCGCGCGAGAGCAGAAACGACTCGAACGGGCCGAGCACGGCGCCGGTAGCATTCTGCACGAAGTAGAGCCGTTCGTAGAGGGCCTTGTCGCGCACGACGAGCGCTCCGCCCAGCACGTCGCTATGCCCCCCCAGGTACTTGGTGGCCGAGTGCATGACGATGTCGGCGCCCAGCTCCAGCGGTCGCGTGAGCACGGGGGAGGCGAACGTGCTATCGACGCCGAGCAGGCAGCCGTGGCGATGGGCGATCTCGGCGCAAGCGCGGATATCGGTGATCGAGAGCAAGGGGTTGCCGGGGGTCTCGATCCACAAGAGCTTCGTGTGGGGCTTGATGGCGGCCTCGAAGCGGGCGAGATCGGACGACGGCGCGAGATTCACGTCGACGCCCGCCCGATTCACGATCTGGTGCAGCAGGCGATAGGTGCCGCCGTAGACGTCGGTGCCAGCGACGACGTGATCGCCCCGTTCGAGCAGCATGGTGACGGCGTGCGTGGCGGCCATGCCCGAGGCAAAGCAAAGGGCGCCCACGCCCCCTTCGAGCGAGGCGAGCGTCGTTTCGAGCGAGCGCCGGGTGGGATTGCCGCTGCGCGAGTAGTCATACTCGCCCCATTCGCCGGCGGCAGGTTGCACGTAGGTGGTGGCCAGGTGAATCGGGCGTACGACGGCACCGGTCGCGGTGTCGCGCTCCTGTCCAACGTGAATGGCTCGGGTGCGAAATTGCATGCCTGTAGGTCAGGTACTCCGTACCTGACAGCGATTTCTATTTCGTGCTCGCTTAGTGTCTGATAGTGTCTGACAACGTTGGAAGTGGCAACTCGATCGACTTGTCAGGTACGCGCGTACCTGACCTAGTAGTCGATCTATCGATGAATGTCAGCTTGAGGATAGAGTCTTCTGGGTCGCATTTTTCGGAGAGCCACCTACTTCGTGCCTGACATTGAGCGATAGATCGACTACTACGGGGTGGCCAGTGCTTGTTCGAGATCGGCCAGCAGGTCGGCGGTATCTTCGATGCCGCAGGCCAGGCGGATCATGTTGTCGGGAATACCGTACGTCTTGCGTTCCTCGGGCGTGCATTCGAAGTAGCTCATCACCAGCGGCTGCTCGACGAGCGACTCGGCGCCCCCCAGGCTCGGCCCGATGCGCGGGATGCGGAAGGCATCGACCACGCGGGCCGTCGCGCGCCAGTCGGCGTCTTTTACCAGGAAGGTGACCAGACCGCCGAACCCACGCATGGAGCGCGCGGCGATCTCGTGATCGGTGTGCGACTCGAGACCGGGATAGTACACCTTTTCGATGCGAGGATGTTTTTCCAGATAGCGGGCGATGGCCATGCCATTGGCATTGTGGCGCTGGATACGCAGCTCGAAGGTCTTCAGGCCGCGCTCGAGCAGGTAGATGTTGTGGGGCGAATTGAGCGTGCCCATGATGCCGCGCAGCTTGCGGACCGGTTCGAGATCGTCGGTGCGGCCGACGAGCACGCCGGCCAAGAGATCGTTGTGGCCGCCGAGGTACTTCGTGGCCGAGTGGAGCACGTAGTCGACCCCCGCGGCGATCGGTTGCAGGTTGTACGGCGTGGCCAGCGTGGCATCGATCAACGTTTCGATCTCGTGGCGACGGCCGATTTCGACGAAGCGATCAAGATCCACGACGCTCAAATGCGGATTCGTGGGAGACTCGCTAATCAGCAGCTTCGTGCGCGGCGTGATGGCGGCTTCCATCGCGGCGTAGTCGCAGGCGGGTACCTGCTTCGTCACGACGCCGTAACGGCCCAGGTGCTTCACGCAGAACTCGCGGCTGCGGTGATAACACTGGTCGAAGAGGAGGATCTCGTCGCCGGAGTTGAGCTTGGCCAGGAGGAACGTGGCCAGGGCGCTCATGCCGGTGGTAAAGAGCAAGCCAGCCTCGGCCCCTTCGAGGGCGGCCAACTTGCGCTCGACGACCTTTTCGCCCGGGTTGCCGTAGCGGCCGTACTCTTCGCGCTGCTGCTTCTGCTCGATGAAGTCGATCACCGACTGGCTATCGCGGAAGGTGTACGTCGCCGTACAGAAGATCGGATCGGTGATCGAGTCGCCGAGCTTCTGCCGGGCTTCGCCGGCATGCACGGCCAGGGTCGAGCTGCCGACGGCCGGGGGGA
Coding sequences within:
- the tcmP gene encoding three-Cys-motif partner protein TcmP, yielding MFDEQAETSLIKSEIFTRYFLTWAKNLIRAQKRYRTTNRIAYVDLFAGPGFDRDGVSTTPLTILHRALADPELAERLVPVFFDRSEANTRSLEAAIAALPGVERLRHPPSVFGGEVGAELSGLLAARRLVPTLLLVEPFGVEASVSELIHSILQGWGCDGMLFFTSGRRAGGIHSPMHHERLVELLGAPRAAALDARLQAADARDERRAAIVVEEMKQALEGMGGRFVLPFRYRHREGAAGTHDLLFVSKNFRGYAIMREVLAEQRSAEPGATAFEYLPAEPDCPALYELLRPVEELEGLLLTDCAGERWKFAELFEHHSVGRPFVEKDYRDVVLRLEAERRVTIDPPCPPRRRGAIARATIVFPKPRA
- a CDS encoding PLP-dependent transferase produces the protein MQFRTRAIHVGQERDTATGAVVRPIHLATTYVQPAAGEWGEYDYSRSGNPTRRSLETTLASLEGGVGALCFASGMAATHAVTMLLERGDHVVAGTDVYGGTYRLLHQIVNRAGVDVNLAPSSDLARFEAAIKPHTKLLWIETPGNPLLSITDIRACAEIAHRHGCLLGVDSTFASPVLTRPLELGADIVMHSATKYLGGHSDVLGGALVVRDKALYERLYFVQNATGAVLGPFESFLLSRGLKTLELRVREHARTAQLLAEWLVTHPRVKRVLYPGLPSHPGHELAKHQMHGGFGAMISFETVGDFTTAKRIVESTKLFQLAVSLGAVESLIEQPASMSHASYAAKDRAANGIADTLIRLSVGLEAFDDLREDLDQALAND
- a CDS encoding aminotransferase class I/II-fold pyridoxal phosphate-dependent enzyme, which produces MSDKNSNAANPRPADQTAGALPPAVGSSTLAVHAGEARQKLGDSITDPIFCTATYTFRDSQSVIDFIEQKQQREEYGRYGNPGEKVVERKLAALEGAEAGLLFTTGMSALATFLLAKLNSGDEILLFDQCYHRSREFCVKHLGRYGVVTKQVPACDYAAMEAAITPRTKLLISESPTNPHLSVVDLDRFVEIGRRHEIETLIDATLATPYNLQPIAAGVDYVLHSATKYLGGHNDLLAGVLVGRTDDLEPVRKLRGIMGTLNSPHNIYLLERGLKTFELRIQRHNANGMAIARYLEKHPRIEKVYYPGLESHTDHEIAARSMRGFGGLVTFLVKDADWRATARVVDAFRIPRIGPSLGGAESLVEQPLVMSYFECTPEERKTYGIPDNMIRLACGIEDTADLLADLEQALATP